GCTCGGGACCCTCTCCCGCAAGCGGGAGAGGGGACCAAATCGCACCAGCGAGTCATATGCGATTGCCCCGCCCTGGCGGGGAGAGATGGCGGCTGTGGCACGGCCGATACAAATCTCAAGCGACCACGCGACAAGATGACTTCCACGATGGTCTGAATTGGCGTTTGGCCTGCGATGCTCTATGTTTTTCGAAAGCCGGAACAACCGGCGGGGGGAATGTGGAAATGGACCGGGCGCGAGCCATGACTTCGCACGCCCCGATCAGGCGGGCCTTAGCGTGATCGAAATCGCCAATATGGTGCTGGGCGGCCTTGCCGCCGGTATGGTGCTGTTCATCGTCTCGGTCGGCCTCTCGGTGACCATGGGGCTGATGGGCTTCGTCAATCTCGCCCACGGCGGCTTCGCCATGATCGGCGGCTACGTCATCGTGCTGGCGATGAACCGGCTCGGCATCCCGTTCGTGCCGGCGCTGGCCTTGGGCTTCATCGTGGTCGCAGCCATCAGCGCCGTGTTCGAGCGGCTGTTGTACTCCCGCCTGTACCGCGCCCCCGAACTCGACCAGGTGCTGTTCACCATCGGGCTTGTCTTCATCATGACCGCCTCGGTGCTTCTGGTGGTTGGGCCGGAGACGCAGCCGCTGACCCTGCCGACCTCAATGCAGGGGCAGCTCAACCTGGGCTTTATGACCTATCGCACCTACAGCGTCGTGCTGATTGTGGTGGGCGTCATCATCATGCTGGCGCTGTGGCTCGGCTTCGAGCGCACCCGCATGGGCGCGCAGATCCGCGCCGCGGTCGACAACCGCCGCATGGCAGAATCGCTCGGCATCAACATCACACGGCTGTTCACCATCACGTTCGCGTTCGGCAGCGGCATGGCGGCGCTGGGCGGCGGGCTCGGCGCCGAGTTCCTCGGCCTCGATCCGCAATATCCGCTGAAGTACCTGGTGATGTTCCTGATCGTCGTTGCGGTCGGCGGGCTCGGCCGCATCACCGGCGTGTTCTACGCCGCGCTGATCATCGGCGTGGTCGACTTCACGCTGAAGAAATACCTGCCGCAGGGCGGCACCGTGTTCATCTATGCCATGACCATCCTGCTCCTCCTGTGGAGACCGCAGGGGCTGTTCGGACGTCCGACATGAGCGCGACGCAGATGCCTGACAGCAATACAAGCGACGCGCTCGCCGCGCGCATCCTCGCCCGCCGGCACCGCTTCCAATGGTGGGAGCCGCTGCCCTGGCTGTTGGCGCTCGGCTTCTATTTCGTGTTCCCGCGCTATCTCGGTTTCGGCACCGAGCTTTTGATCACGGTGCTGTTTGCGATCTCGCTCGATCTGGCGCTGGGCTACGCCGGCATCATTACGCTTGGGCACGCGGCGTTTTTCGGCGCCGGCGCCTACACGGTCGGCATCCTGGCCAAGCATGAGATCTGGACCGAGCCGATCTCGGGATTGGTCATCGCCGCGATCGTCGCGGGCGCCGTTGGGCTTCTGTCCGGGCTGGTGCTGCTTCGCACCACGGGCCTGACGCTGCTGATGCTCACACTCTGCACCATGGGGCTGCTCGAAGAGACCGCCAACATGGCCTCCGAGGTCACCGGCGGCTTCGACGGCCTCGACAGCCTGCCGATCAAGCCGATCTTCGGCACATTCGAGTTCGACGTGCTCTATTCCAGCACGCAGTATCTCTACGTGCTGGGGGTGCTGCTGGTGTGCTTCATCTTCGTGCGCACGCTGGTCTACTCGCCCTACGGCCACAGCCTCACCGGCATCCGCGAGAACACGCTGCGCATGCACGCCATCGGCGCGCCGGTGCGCATGCGCCTCGTGACCTGCTACGCGATCTCGGCGGCGCTGGCCGGCGTCGCCGGCGCGCTGTGGGCGCAGGCCAATGCCTATGTCAATCTTTCCACCTTGGGTCTCGACCGCGCCGCGACCGTGATGATCATCCTGGTGCTCGGCGGCTACGGAAGGCTTTACGGCTCGATCGTCGGTGCGATCGCCTACATGGCGCTGTCGCACTTTTTGTCGAAGGCCTATCCGACCGCCTGGCAGCTCGGACTCGGCGTGTTGCTGGTCGCCATCGCGCTGTTCGCTCGCGGCGGCATCCTCGGCATCGCCGATCAGATCCGGAGCCGGCTTGGCCGCGCCAAAGAGCAGAAGCCGTCATGACCGCGCTGCTCGCCACCCAGTCGCTCAACAAGCACTTCGGCGCGCTGCACGCCACGCGCAACGTGACCTTCACGTTGGAGGAAGGCGCGCGACACGCGCTGATCGGCCCGAACGGCGCCGGCAAGACCACCTTCATCAATCTGCTGACGGGGTTCCTGCTGCCGACCAACGGCAACGTGACGTTCAAAGGCCGCGACATCACGAAAGCGGCGCAAGCCGAGCGCGTCAAACTCGGCATCGCGCGCACGTTCCAGATCAACCGGTTGTTCCGCGGCCTGACCGTGCTGGAAAATGTCTACATGTCGATCGCCGAGCGCACCGGCGCAGCGCCCGACATGCTTCGGCCGGCGGGCCGCCGCAGCGAGGTGATCGACGAGGCAATGGAATTGCTCACGCGGCTGAAGCTTGCCGACGTGGCGCACAAGACCATCCCGGAACTGCCCTATGGCCGCCAGCGGCTGGTGGAGCTCGCCATCACGCTTGGACTGAAGCCCGAGGTGCTGCTGCTCGACGAGCCGGCGGCGGGCGTGCCGAATGCCGAGAGCCACATCATTCTCGACGCCATCGATGCGCTGCCGAAAAGCATCGGCGTGCTGATCATCGACCACGACATGGAGTTGGTGTTCCGCTTCGCCAAGAAAATCACCGTGCTGGTGCGCGGCGCGATTTTCGCCGAGGGCACACCGAAGGAAATCGGCGCCAATCCGGACGTCCGCGCGGTCTATCTCGGACAGGCGACCACCCATGGCTGAACCATCCAAGCCCAGCGCGGTCGAACTCAAGGGCGTGTCGGCGGGTTACGGCGAGACCGTGGTGCTGGAGGACGTCAATCTTTCGCTTGCGCCGGGCGCATGCATCAGCGTGATCGGGCGCAACGGCGTCGGCAAGACCACGCTGCTCGCGACCATCATGGGCCACACCACCTTGCACAAGGGCGAGGTGACGCTTTCGGGCCGAAGCCTGAACCGCGTGCCGATCTATCGGCGCGCCGCGGCGGGCCTCGGCTTCGTGCCGCAGGAGCGCGAGATTTTTCCGTCGCTGAGCGTTCTCGAAAATCTCGAGGTCGGCGCGCGGCCAGGACCGTGGACCAAGGAGCGGCTGTTCGAGCTGTTCCCCAATCTGAAAGAACGGCTCGACAACCGCGGCAATCAGCTCTCGGGCGGCGAGCAGCAGATGCTGTCGATCGCGCGCGCGCTTCTGACCAATCCGTCGGTGCTGCTGATGGATGAGCCGACCGAGGGTCTGGCTCCGGTGATCGTCGAGGCGCTGACCGCGGTGCTGGTGAAGCTCCGCGGCGATCCGAACCTCTCGATCATCCTGGTCGAGCAGAACAGCCGCGTGGCGTTCGAGTTCTCCGAGCGCAGCGTGGTGCTCGACAAGGGCCGCATCGTCTATGACGGCGCCTCGGCCGCCTTGCGGGACGACCCGGAACGGCTCGCGAAGGTGATCGGCGTCAGCGAATAAGCTATATCACAGCGAATTGCGCTCTCTCCCGGCCTCATGCTGAGGAGCACAGCGAAGCTGCGCGTCTCGAAGCACGAGGCCGCCACGGACCGGGCCGCCCTCGTCCTTCGAGACGCGGTCCTTCGGACCGCTCCTCAGGATGAGGGCGGAGGAAAATACTGCGAGCGTTGCCTCACCTTGTCGTACACCGGCAAAGCCGGGCATCCTCGGTGCAACAAACCGCGAGGAACTCCATGATCATCGCCCGCCGTCATCTGCTGCAATTCGCGGCGCTTGCCGCTACGCTTCCGGCCACAACGACAATGAGCCTGGCGCAGAGCTACCCTAGCAAGCCCGTCCGCTTCGTCATCGGCTTTCCGGCCGGCGGGCCTAACGACATTCTCGGCCGCATCATCGCGGGGTGGCTGTCGCAGAAGCTCGGCCAGCCGTTCAACGTCGAGAACAAGGGCGGCAAGTCCGGCAACATTGCGACCGAGGAGGTCGTGCGCGCGGCACCCGACGGCACCACCATCCTCCTGTGCGGCCCGGCCAACGCCATCAGCGGCTCGCTTTATCCGAACCTGTCGTTCAACTTTCTGCGCGACATGCTGCCCGTCGCCGGCGTCACCCGCGAGGCATTGGTGATGGTCGTGCACCCTTCCGTGCCGGCGAAGACCGCGGCGGAGTTCCTGGCTTATGCCAAAGCCAATGCCGACAAGATCAAGATGGCCTCGACCGGCGTCGGCAGTTCGCCGCATGTGACGGGCGAGTTGTTCAAGCAGATGAGCGGGCTGAAGCTCGATGTCGTGCACTACGCGGGCGGCGGACCGGCGCTGAAGGCGATGATCGCCGGCGAAGCGCAGGTGATGTTCGAACCGATGTCGGCCTCGATCGAGCCAGTGCGGAGCGGCAAGCTCCGCGCCATCGCGGTGAGCACGGCGCAGCGCTCGACGGCGCTGCCGGAGGTGCCGACCGTGAGCGAGGCGGTGCCGGGTTTCGAGGCCAGCGCGGTGACCGGCATCGCGGTGCCGAAGGGCACGCCGGCCGAGGTCGTGGAGATACTGAACAAGGCCGTGCAGGCGGCGTTCAGCGATGCGGCGATGAAGACCAAGCTCGCCGACACAGGCGGCGAACCGCTGCCGGGCTCGGCTGCGGACTTCGCCAAGCTGATGGCGGCGGAGACGGAGAAGTGGGGCAAGGTCGTGAAGGCGGCGGGGATCAAGGCGGATTAATCACGCGGCGTCATTCCGGGGCGCCGCGAAGCGGCGAACCCGGAATCCAGACGCACAAACCGCCTTTGAAACTGGATTCCGGGTTCGCGCCTTCGGCGCGCCCCGGAATGACCGCTGAGAGAACAGCGCCAGAAAACTACGCGTGCGCCTTGCGCTGCGGGTCGATGATCTTCTCGAGCTTGCCGAGCACATGCATGCACGGCAGCACCTGCTGCAGGCTGCCGTTCGGCTCGCGCTTCTCCTGGATCGCCTTGATGAACTCGCGGTCCTCGAGCTCGATACCGTCCATCGACACGTCGACCTTGGACACGTCGATCTTGTTGTCCTTGCCGTCGGAGAGGTCGTCGTAGAACGCCTTGTAGGTGCCGTTGTCGCAGATGTAGCGGAAGAACGAGCCGAGAGGCCCGTCGTTGTTGAACGACAGCGACAGCGTCAGCATCGAGCCCGACGGGGTCTTGGCGACGATGCCCATGTCCATCGCGATGTTGAGCTCCGGATGGATCGGACCCTGCACCGCGTAACAGTCCGAAATGTTCTCGCCGACCTGATACTGGAACAGGTCGATGGTGTGGGCGGCGTGATGCCAGAGCAGATGATCGGTCCAGCTCCGCGCATTGCCGGCCGCGTTGATGTTCTTCCTTCGGAAGAAATAGGTCTGCACGTCCATCTGCTGGATCTTCAGCTCGCCGGCGACGATCTTCTTGTGCACGTACTGATGGCTCGGGTTGAAGCGCCGCACGTGCCCGCCCATGGCGGTGACGCCGGTCTCTTTCGCAATCTTCACCAGCTTCTCGGCGTCCTCGACGCTGTCGGTCACCGGAATCTCGACCAGCACGTGCTTCCCGGCGCGCATCACCTGCTCGCCCTGGCTGAAGTGCATCTTGGTCGGCGTGGTGAGGATGACCGCGTCGGCGCGCTTGATGCCTTCCGAGAGGTCGCCGGTGTAATGCGGGACGCCGTACTTCTTGGCGATCGCTGCGGTCGAGTCCTGGTTGCCGCCGACCAGCGAGGTGACTTCGACACCGGGAATGCGCTTGAGCGCGTCGAGATGCTTCTGACCAAAGGCGCCCTGGCCGGCAACACAGATTTTCATGGACTCTTCTCCTTTAAGCGGTATGGCCGGGACTTAAGCCCGGCCATGACGACAACAATGCGACCGCTGCTTATTTGCTGCGAACGCGCTGAATTTTCTGACGCGCGGCGGCGCGCTTGAGCTTGGGCGCGGCCTTCTTCGCGGCCGGCTTCTTGGCCTTCGCCGCAGGCTTGGCTGCCTTCTTGGCGCCCTTGATGCGGTTCTCCAGGATGATGTGGCCGACCGCAGTGTTGGACGCCGGCACCGTGTAGAAGCGGTAGGCCTCGTCGACCTTGTCGTCGAGCGCGCCGCGCATGATGAGCCACATCACCATCTCGACGCCCTCGGCGCCGGCCTCGCGCATGTATTCGAGGTGCTCCATGCGAACGAGCTTCTGCGGGTCCTTGGTGAGGTTGTCGAGGAACGCGTGGTCGAACTTGGAGTTGATCAGGCCGGCGCGCTGGCCGCTGATCTGGTGCGACATGCCGCCGGTGCCGAACACCACGACGTTGAGGTCTTCCGGATAGGACTCGATCGCCTTCTTGATCGCCTTGCCGAGCATGAAGCAGCGGTGGCCGGTCGGCGGCGGATACATCACCACGTTGACGGCGAGCGGAATGACCGGGCACGGCCATTCCTTCGGCGAGCCGAACATCAGATTGAGCGGCACCGTGAGGCCGTGATCGACCTCCATCTTGTTACACAGCGTGAGGTCGAACTCATCGAGAATGACGGACTGCGCAATGTGTGCGGCCAGTTCAGGATGGCCCTTCACCACCGGCACGGGTCGCGGACCCCAGCCCTCGTCGGCGATCGGGAATTCGGCCGCGGTGCCGAGCGCAAAGGTCGGGATCATCTCGACCGAGAAGGCCGAGGCGTGGTCGTTGTAGACCACGAAGCAGACGTCCGGCTTGGCATTGCGCATCCATTCCTTGGACCGCTCGAAGCCCTCGAACACACGCTGCCAGTACGGCTCGCCGGTGCGGTGATTGTCGATCGCAGCGCCGATCGCCGGCACGTGCGAGGACGCGACTCCTGCGATGATCCTAGCCACGGCGTTTCTTTCCCTTGCTGGCGGGTTTCGCTTTCGATGCTTTCGGCTTCTCGTTCTTGCCCGAGCGGCTGCGATTGCCTTCGACCGAACGGCCGCCGCGCAGCATGAGGTCGGCATAGTCCTGCTGGGTCGAGCCGGTCATCAGCGCGGCCAGATGCTGGAATGGATGGCCGTCGCTCGCCCCTAACTTGGCGGTGAAATAGATGTTGCCGCCAAGCTCCAGGAGCCGGTTGTACTGGCGCTTCAGAATCGCCTCGCGCTGATCCGGCGTCAGCAGCGGAAACCGCTCGTCGAGATACTTCGCCTCGTCCGCCTTGAAGGCCTTGCGGTTCTCGGCCTTCATCAGCGACATGCAGAACATGTTGAGGTGGTAGCCGCGACGCGAGCGATCGGCATCGAACACATAGGTGCCGGGAATGTCGTCGTAGTCTTTTTCGTTGATGTGTTTTGCGGGCGCCATCGAGGTCTCTCTATCGGGCCGAGCCGCGAGCAACGGGCCAAAAAGACTGGTCACTGAATGATATATCCAGCGCTCCATACCAATGCAACGGCGCGGCCTGCGCCGGCTTGAGGCAGATCAAACGGACCGTTATTTGGAGCAGGCCTAAAGGCCGGCGTCACGCCAGTTCGGCGCGGGCGCCTCAGGATGGGTCTTGTATCCCGCCAGATGCACGCCGGTCAGCGCCGCGTACTCGTCCTTGTCGGAGGCGTCGCCGGAGATGCCCACCGCGCCGATGGCCTCGCCCATCTCATTCAGCACCAGCACGCCGCCCGGCACCGGGATGAAGCGGCCGTCCGAAGCGGCCGCGATCGCACCCTGGAACGCCGGACGGTCCCTCAGCCGGTCGCGGATGGCGCGGCTTGCGATGCCCATCCCGAGCGCGCCGGCCGCCTTGCCGATCGCGATATCGGCGCGGAGGTTGCCCGAGCCGTCCTGCCGCTTCAGCACCACGAGGTGCCCACCGACGTCGAGCACCGCGACCGTGAGCGGCAGAAGCCCCGCCTCCGCTCCAGCCTTCAGCGCGCCGTCGGCGATAGCCTCGGCCACCGCCAACGGCATGCTGACCTGGAGCCGATGGACGAAGTGATCGGCCACGATCTCAGCCCCAGTAGAGCTTCGTCGGATTGTCGACCAGGAGCTTCTTCTGCAGTTCCGCGGTCGGCGCGATCTTCGGGATCATGTCGGTGATGACGCCGTCGTCCGGCGCCTCCTTCGGCATGTTCGGATGCGGCCAGTCGGTGCCCCAGATCACGCGGTCCGGGAAACGCTCCACGATAGTCCGCGCGAACGGCACGACGTCGTCATAAGGCGGGCCCACGAGGGTGAAGCGCTCCGGACAAGTCACCTTGGTGATCCAGTTCTTGTTCTCGTCGAGCGCCTTGAGCCAGTTCTGGAACTGCTTGCCGTTCACGCCCTCTTTCACGTTCGGGCAGGCCATGTGGTCGAACACCAGCGTGGTCGGCAGCGACTTGAGAAACGGCCCCATCTCGTCGAGATCGGCGTGCTCGAAATAGATCACGACATGCCAGCCGAGCTTAGCGATGCGGTTGGCGATCCGGACCATCACGTCCTTCGGAGTCGAATCGACGAGCCGTTTGATGAAATTGAAGCGCGCGCCCTTGATGCCGTCACGGTCCATCTGCTTGAGCTGATCGTCGGTGAAGCTCTCATCGAGAAAGGCGACACCCTTGGCGCGGCCATTCGACGTCACCACCGCATCGATCAGCGCGCGGTTGTCGGTGTCGTGGCAGGTGGCCTGCACGATGACGGCCTTGTCGAAGCCCAGGAAGTCGTGCAGCGCGAACAGCTTCTCTTTCGGCGCGTCGCACGGCGTGTACTTGCGCTTGGGCGCGAACGGAAACTTGGCTTCCGGACCGAACACGTGATTGTGCGCGTCCACCGCGCCCGCCGGCGGCTTGTACTTCGGCTTCGACGGATTGGGATGAAACGGGATGTAGCCGGGACTCATCGGCACGTTGCAGTTCTCCTTTTCTCTCATCGTCATTCCGGGGGCGCAGACGAAGCCTGCGAACCCGGAATCCAGACACTTACACATGCCCCTGGATTCCGGGTTCGCGCCTGCGGCGCGCCCCGGAATGACAGAGGCGAAATATCACACGCGTTCGATCGCGAGCGAGACGCCCTGGCCGACGCCGACGCACATCGAGGCCAGCGCGCGCTTGCCGCCTTGCTTCGCCAGTTGATGCGCCGCGGTCATCGCCAGCCGGGCGCCCGACATACCGAGCGGATGACCCAACGCAATGGCACCGCCGTTCGGATTGACGTGCTCGGCATCGTCGGGAAGGCCCAGCTGCCGCATACAGGCCAGCGACTGCGACGCGAAGGCCTCGTTCAACTCGACGACATCGAAGTCGCCGATCTTGAGCCCGTAGCGCTCCATCAGCTTGCGCGTCGCCGGCACCGGGCCGATGCCCATCACCCGCGGCGGCACGCCGGCCGAGGCCATGCCGATGATGCGCGCGATCGGCTTGAGCCCATGCTTCTTCACCGCGGCTTCGGAGGCGATGATCATCGCGGCCGCGCCGTCGTTGACGCCCGAGGCATTGCCGGCCGTCACAGTGCCAGGGTCGCGCACGAAGTTCTTCAGCTTGGCGAGCCCTTCCATGGTGGTGTCGGCCCGGATGTGCTCGTCCTTGCTCACCGTTACCGGGCCGGCCTTGCCGCCCGGCACGATCACCGGCTCGATCTCCTCGTCGAAGAAGCCTGAGGCTTGGGCCTTTGCCGCGCGTTGCTGCGAGCGCAGCGCGAAGGCGTCCTGGTCCTTGCGGCCGATCTGATAGTCCTCGGCGACGTTCTCGGCCGTCTCCGGCATCGCATCGACGCCGTACTGCTTCTTCATCAGCGGGTTGATGAAACGCCAGCCGATGGTGGTGTCCTCGATCGTGGCGCTGCGCTGGAACGCCTCGTGCGCCTTGCCCATCACCAGCGGCGCGCGCGTCATCGATTCGACGCCGCCCGCGATGGCAAAGTCGCTGTCGCCGGCGCGGATCGCAGCAGCCGCAAGCCCGACCGCATTCAGGCCCGACGCGCACAGCCGGTTGACGGTGCAGCCCGGCACCGAATCCGGCAGCCCCGCGAGCAGCAGCGCCATGCGCGCGACATTGCGGTTGTCTTCGCCGGCCTGGTTGGCGCAGCCGAAATAGACGTCGTCGAGCGCGCCCCAATCGACATTCGGATACCGCTTCATCAGCGCCTTCAGCGGAATCGCTGCAAGATCATCGGTGCGCACCTTGGCGAGGCCGCCGGCATAACGGCCGATCGGCGTGCGGACGGCGTCGCAGATGAAGGCTTCGGACATCGTGGAACTCCTGAGAACGGGCTTACTCTATCACTTCGTCGGCGCGGCCGAGCAATGTGATCGGAACGGTGAGCCCCAGCGCCTTGGCGGTCTTGAGGTTGATGGCGAGCTCGACATGGGTCGATTGCTGGATCGGCAGGTCGGCCGGTTTTGCACCCTTGAGAATACGCGCCGCGTAGTCGCCGCAAAGCTTCGCGGCCGCCACGATGTTGGCGCCGTAGCTCATCAAGCCGCCGGCAACGACGAACTCCCGCAGGAAATAGACCGCCGGAATCCCGGCGCGCGCCGCCAATGATGCCACGTGATCGACATCGACAAGGAACAAGGGATCGGCCGCGACGAACAGCGCGCCGATCTTTTCGGCCTTGGCCTGCGCGAAGGCCTGATCCACCTCGGCGAAGGCCTTTACGGGAAAAATGTGAAACGTCTTGCCGATGGCGCGTCCGGCCTCCTGCACATTCCTGATCTGGGCTTCGGAGGTGGGTCGCGCCGGATTGATCAGCACGCCGAGATTGCTGACCGCGGGCACGAGCTCGTGCATGAGCTCCAGATTCTTTGCGCCGAGCTCACCGCTGAGCCAGGTGATGCCCGTCATGGTGCCGCCCGGCCGGCTGAGGCTTGCAGCAAGTCCCGATGCCACCGGATCGTCGCCGGTGAGAAACACGATCGGGATCGTCGAGGTCGCGCGCTTGGCGGCGAGCGCCGCCACATTGCCGCCAACCGTCACCAGCAGGTCGACCGGCCGGTTCACCAGCTCGGCAGCCAGCGCCGGCAGCCGGTCGAACTTTCCTTCGGCCCAGCGGAATTCGATCGTGACATTGCGGCCATCGACGAAGCCCGAGTCCTTGAAGCCTGCGAGGAAGCCGTCGACGTGGGCGCTGAAGATCTTCGACGAAACGCTGCCGAGGAAACCGACCACCGGCCGGGCGCCTTGCGCCCGCGCCGCGAGCGGCAAGGCTGCAGCCGCGCCAAGGCCCGCAATGACGTCGCGCCGCCTCACTCGATCACCTCGTCGGCGCGCAACAGCACCGAAGTCGGCAATTCGATGCCGAGACTTTTCGCGGTCTTGGCGTTGACCACCAGCTCGAACTTGGTCGGCCGCTCGATCGGAAGCTCGGCGGGCTTGGCGCCGCTCAACACCTTGCCGGCCATGCCGCCGGCCTGGCGGAAAGCACCGAGCAGGTCGACGCCATAGGCCATCAATCCGCCATGGCGTGCGAACTCCGGAAACAGCGTGATGGTCGGCAAGCGATATTTGGTTGTGAGATCCGCCACGCGGCCCGGATTGGTGCCGAACAATGGCGATGACAGGATCAGCACGGCGTCGGGCTTTCGTTCGCCCGCGGAACGGAATGCGTCGTCCAATCCGTCGAGGCTCGTCACGTCGACGATGCCGTCGATCTTGACGTTCAGCCAGCCGGCGGCGGTCTGGATGCCCTTCAGCTGCGGCGAGGGACTGCTCGGATCGCGGACCACCACGACCTTCGACAAACGCGGCACCGTCTCCTTGAGCAGCTCCATCCATTTGGAGCTAAAGTCCGGAAAGTCGAAATAGACGCCGGTCACATTGCCGCCCGGCCGCGCCAGGTTCGTGGCGATGCCCGCGGCGATCGGATCGGTCTCCAGATCAAAGGCCACAATGGGAACCGTCTTGGTGGCGGTGCGCGCCGCCTCGACCGAGATGAAGCTAATCGGCGCCAGCAGGTCGACCTTGGCGGCAATGAGCTCGGCAACCAGGCCGCTGTTCCGCGCGGCGACCGATTCAGCGAAACGGGCGTCGATCTCGACCTTGTCGTCGCCCCAGCCGGCCTCGCGGAGCCCATCACGGTAGGCCTGAAGCCGGGAGGCCGCCACGCTCGACAAACCGGGATAGAGAAATCCGACCTTCTTGCGGGTCTGGGCGGGCGCCTGCGCCGGCCACATTTGGCTTAGCCCCGCAGCACCCAGAAACTTGATGGCATCGCGGCGTTTCATGGCGGGGCTGTAGATTGGACGGGCCGGACAATTGCTGCGGCACGCATTGCTTGCGTGGGCGTTTCGTGCGGGAATTTAGGTGCCACCGCAGCCCGGGTCAAACAACATGCCGCTTGTCTCCGAGAAGCCGATTTTCGTCCTGACGTCGCCGCTGGGCGGCATTCAGATACTCGGCAATACGCCCTATGGCG
The Rhodoplanes sp. Z2-YC6860 genome window above contains:
- a CDS encoding branched-chain amino acid ABC transporter permease is translated as MSATQMPDSNTSDALAARILARRHRFQWWEPLPWLLALGFYFVFPRYLGFGTELLITVLFAISLDLALGYAGIITLGHAAFFGAGAYTVGILAKHEIWTEPISGLVIAAIVAGAVGLLSGLVLLRTTGLTLLMLTLCTMGLLEETANMASEVTGGFDGLDSLPIKPIFGTFEFDVLYSSTQYLYVLGVLLVCFIFVRTLVYSPYGHSLTGIRENTLRMHAIGAPVRMRLVTCYAISAALAGVAGALWAQANAYVNLSTLGLDRAATVMIILVLGGYGRLYGSIVGAIAYMALSHFLSKAYPTAWQLGLGVLLVAIALFARGGILGIADQIRSRLGRAKEQKPS
- a CDS encoding Bug family tripartite tricarboxylate transporter substrate binding protein encodes the protein MIIARRHLLQFAALAATLPATTTMSLAQSYPSKPVRFVIGFPAGGPNDILGRIIAGWLSQKLGQPFNVENKGGKSGNIATEEVVRAAPDGTTILLCGPANAISGSLYPNLSFNFLRDMLPVAGVTREALVMVVHPSVPAKTAAEFLAYAKANADKIKMASTGVGSSPHVTGELFKQMSGLKLDVVHYAGGGPALKAMIAGEAQVMFEPMSASIEPVRSGKLRAIAVSTAQRSTALPEVPTVSEAVPGFEASAVTGIAVPKGTPAEVVEILNKAVQAAFSDAAMKTKLADTGGEPLPGSAADFAKLMAAETEKWGKVVKAAGIKAD
- a CDS encoding amidohydrolase family protein — encoded protein: MSPGYIPFHPNPSKPKYKPPAGAVDAHNHVFGPEAKFPFAPKRKYTPCDAPKEKLFALHDFLGFDKAVIVQATCHDTDNRALIDAVVTSNGRAKGVAFLDESFTDDQLKQMDRDGIKGARFNFIKRLVDSTPKDVMVRIANRIAKLGWHVVIYFEHADLDEMGPFLKSLPTTLVFDHMACPNVKEGVNGKQFQNWLKALDENKNWITKVTCPERFTLVGPPYDDVVPFARTIVERFPDRVIWGTDWPHPNMPKEAPDDGVITDMIPKIAPTAELQKKLLVDNPTKLYWG
- a CDS encoding Gfo/Idh/MocA family oxidoreductase, producing the protein MKICVAGQGAFGQKHLDALKRIPGVEVTSLVGGNQDSTAAIAKKYGVPHYTGDLSEGIKRADAVILTTPTKMHFSQGEQVMRAGKHVLVEIPVTDSVEDAEKLVKIAKETGVTAMGGHVRRFNPSHQYVHKKIVAGELKIQQMDVQTYFFRRKNINAAGNARSWTDHLLWHHAAHTIDLFQYQVGENISDCYAVQGPIHPELNIAMDMGIVAKTPSGSMLTLSLSFNNDGPLGSFFRYICDNGTYKAFYDDLSDGKDNKIDVSKVDVSMDGIELEDREFIKAIQEKREPNGSLQQVLPCMHVLGKLEKIIDPQRKAHA
- the ligA gene encoding protocatechuate 4,5-dioxygenase subunit alpha, yielding MAPAKHINEKDYDDIPGTYVFDADRSRRGYHLNMFCMSLMKAENRKAFKADEAKYLDERFPLLTPDQREAILKRQYNRLLELGGNIYFTAKLGASDGHPFQHLAALMTGSTQQDYADLMLRGGRSVEGNRSRSGKNEKPKASKAKPASKGKKRRG
- a CDS encoding class III extradiol dioxygenase subunit beta, whose amino-acid sequence is MARIIAGVASSHVPAIGAAIDNHRTGEPYWQRVFEGFERSKEWMRNAKPDVCFVVYNDHASAFSVEMIPTFALGTAAEFPIADEGWGPRPVPVVKGHPELAAHIAQSVILDEFDLTLCNKMEVDHGLTVPLNLMFGSPKEWPCPVIPLAVNVVMYPPPTGHRCFMLGKAIKKAIESYPEDLNVVVFGTGGMSHQISGQRAGLINSKFDHAFLDNLTKDPQKLVRMEHLEYMREAGAEGVEMVMWLIMRGALDDKVDEAYRFYTVPASNTAVGHIILENRIKGAKKAAKPAAKAKKPAAKKAAPKLKRAAARQKIQRVRSK
- a CDS encoding branched-chain amino acid ABC transporter permease, which produces MIEIANMVLGGLAAGMVLFIVSVGLSVTMGLMGFVNLAHGGFAMIGGYVIVLAMNRLGIPFVPALALGFIVVAAISAVFERLLYSRLYRAPELDQVLFTIGLVFIMTASVLLVVGPETQPLTLPTSMQGQLNLGFMTYRTYSVVLIVVGVIIMLALWLGFERTRMGAQIRAAVDNRRMAESLGINITRLFTITFAFGSGMAALGGGLGAEFLGLDPQYPLKYLVMFLIVVAVGGLGRITGVFYAALIIGVVDFTLKKYLPQGGTVFIYAMTILLLLWRPQGLFGRPT
- a CDS encoding ABC transporter ATP-binding protein, with protein sequence MTALLATQSLNKHFGALHATRNVTFTLEEGARHALIGPNGAGKTTFINLLTGFLLPTNGNVTFKGRDITKAAQAERVKLGIARTFQINRLFRGLTVLENVYMSIAERTGAAPDMLRPAGRRSEVIDEAMELLTRLKLADVAHKTIPELPYGRQRLVELAITLGLKPEVLLLDEPAAGVPNAESHIILDAIDALPKSIGVLIIDHDMELVFRFAKKITVLVRGAIFAEGTPKEIGANPDVRAVYLGQATTHG
- a CDS encoding GlcG/HbpS family heme-binding protein — its product is MADHFVHRLQVSMPLAVAEAIADGALKAGAEAGLLPLTVAVLDVGGHLVVLKRQDGSGNLRADIAIGKAAGALGMGIASRAIRDRLRDRPAFQGAIAAASDGRFIPVPGGVLVLNEMGEAIGAVGISGDASDKDEYAALTGVHLAGYKTHPEAPAPNWRDAGL
- a CDS encoding ABC transporter ATP-binding protein → MAEPSKPSAVELKGVSAGYGETVVLEDVNLSLAPGACISVIGRNGVGKTTLLATIMGHTTLHKGEVTLSGRSLNRVPIYRRAAAGLGFVPQEREIFPSLSVLENLEVGARPGPWTKERLFELFPNLKERLDNRGNQLSGGEQQMLSIARALLTNPSVLLMDEPTEGLAPVIVEALTAVLVKLRGDPNLSIILVEQNSRVAFEFSERSVVLDKGRIVYDGASAALRDDPERLAKVIGVSE